The uncultured Cohaesibacter sp. region AACTGGAAGATTGGTGATCGGGTGACGGTACCCTTCATTTGCGGCTGTGGTGCCTGTCCGGAATGCCATTCGGGCAACCAGCAGGTATGCAGCCATCAGGAGCAGCCCGGTTTTACCCATTGGGGCTCCTTCGCCGAATATGTGGCCATTCATCAGGCTGACCTCAATGTCATCGCTCTGCCCGAAGACATGAGCTTCGCCACGGCAGCCAGCCTTGGTTGCCGCTTTGCCACATCCTTCCGCGCAGTCGTGGATCAGGGCAAGACATCGGCGGGCCAGTGGCTCGCCGTGCATGGCTGCGGCGGCGTCGGGCTGTCTGCCGTGATGATCGCCAATGCCGTAGGCGCCAATGTCATTGCGGTCGATATCGATGATAAGAAACTGGCTTTGGCAAAGGAGATGGGGGCCGTTGCTGCCATCAACAGCACTTCAGTGGCCGATGTTGCAGAAGCGGTTATGGAGATCTCCAAAGGAGGCGTGCATGTCTCTCTTGATGCGCTGGGCAATCCGGTGACATGCTTTAACTCCATCCAGAATTTGCGGCGGCGCGGCAAGCATGTTCAGGTTGGGCTGATGCTGGCAGACCATGCCACCCCTTCAGTTCCCATGGCCAAAGTCATTGGTCAGGAGCTGGAGATTCTAGGCTCTCACGGCATGCAGGCCCATCGCTATGATGCGATGCTGGCCATGGTCCAGTCCGGCAAGCTCGATCCGGCCCGTCTGGTTGGCAAGGAAATCAGCCTTGCCGAAGCACCCGAGGCGCTCACGACCATGGACAGCTTCCAGTCTATCGGAGCGACGGTTATTACGCGCTTCTGAATGGGAGAGGGCGGGCGGCCTCAAAAGGGGGCGCCCGTAAACCATATGTGTCCGGCGATTGGGCCAGTGGCCACAAGATCCTAATGGGAATGGGCATCCTCGAGCTCTGCAAGCCATGTGTGCAGATAGATGCGCTCTAGCCCCATCAAGAGGACGACACTGCCAATGCCGGTGGCTACAATGATCGGATCTGACTGAAGCTTCATTGCAGTAAAGGCAATCAGAACCACGGCGTCGGCCATCAGAGCAGATATCAGGATCGCAGGCATGGCGCCGGTCTCCTCGCGGCGATAGCGTAACACGCCCCAGTGGATGATCATGTCCATGATAAGATAGAAATACACGCCCAAAGAGGCGATCCGGCTCAGATCGAAAAAGACAGCCAATATGGCAGCGATCACCACTGTATAGACCAGCGTATGCTTCTGGATGGGGCCGGGCATTCCGAAATGGCTATGCGGGATCAGTTTCATCTCGGTCAACATCGCCAGCATGCGGGACACCGCAAAGACACTGGCAAGAACGGCTGACGCGGTGGCAACGACGGCGAGGACGACCGTCAGCATGAAGCCGATCTGACCAAGCGCCGGTTGTGCCGCCTTGGCGAGAGAATAGTCTCGGGCTCTGATGATTTCGTCAATTGAAAGGCTTGA contains the following coding sequences:
- a CDS encoding zinc-dependent alcohol dehydrogenase family protein translates to MKAVLYEQFCKTPKIVTLTDPTPEPHGIVIKVEATGVCRSDWHGWMGHDPDIELPHVPGHELAGVVAAVGKDVRNWKIGDRVTVPFICGCGACPECHSGNQQVCSHQEQPGFTHWGSFAEYVAIHQADLNVIALPEDMSFATAASLGCRFATSFRAVVDQGKTSAGQWLAVHGCGGVGLSAVMIANAVGANVIAVDIDDKKLALAKEMGAVAAINSTSVADVAEAVMEISKGGVHVSLDALGNPVTCFNSIQNLRRRGKHVQVGLMLADHATPSVPMAKVIGQELEILGSHGMQAHRYDAMLAMVQSGKLDPARLVGKEISLAEAPEALTTMDSFQSIGATVITRF